From Solidesulfovibrio carbinoliphilus subsp. oakridgensis, the proteins below share one genomic window:
- a CDS encoding TM1266 family iron-only hydrogenase system putative regulator → MNRRIGVIGIVIEEPRLVSEKVNAIISQHGDIVLGRMGIPRPEYQVGVVSLIIEGTTDEIGSLTGRLGNIPGVTVKSALTTKTLQKEQDHD, encoded by the coding sequence ATGAACAGGCGCATCGGCGTGATCGGCATCGTGATCGAAGAGCCCAGGCTCGTTTCCGAGAAGGTCAATGCCATCATCAGCCAGCACGGGGACATCGTGCTCGGCCGCATGGGCATCCCCCGGCCGGAATACCAGGTCGGCGTGGTGTCGCTCATTATCGAGGGCACAACCGATGAGATCGGTTCGTTAACCGGAAGGCTTGGGAATATTCCCGGAGTGACGGTCAAATCCGCGCTCACGACCAAGACCTTGCAGAAGGAGCAAGACCATGATTGA
- a CDS encoding response regulator, whose protein sequence is MNRPSALMDGDPPTAAAPPPSRRRRLLLAEDSESNRALIGLFLKNEPYDIAMAGTGREAVALFAAGPFDLVLMDMEMPEMDGYAATEAIRRLEAATGAAPTPVLMLSAHTFREYEARGRRAGCDGFLAKPINKATLVRILADLLAARPPAGPGRG, encoded by the coding sequence ATGAACCGTCCTTCCGCACTGATGGACGGCGATCCTCCGACCGCCGCCGCGCCGCCGCCTTCCCGGCGACGCCGTTTGCTCCTGGCCGAGGACTCCGAATCCAACCGCGCCCTGATCGGGCTCTTCTTGAAAAACGAACCCTACGACATCGCCATGGCCGGTACGGGCCGGGAGGCGGTGGCCCTTTTCGCGGCCGGTCCCTTCGATCTGGTCCTCATGGACATGGAGATGCCCGAGATGGACGGCTACGCGGCCACCGAAGCCATCCGCCGCCTGGAAGCGGCGACCGGCGCGGCCCCGACGCCCGTGCTCATGCTCTCGGCCCACACCTTCCGGGAGTACGAGGCACGCGGCCGCCGGGCCGGGTGCGACGGCTTCCTGGCCAAGCCCATCAACAAGGCCACGCTCGTGCGGATCCTGGCCGACCTCCTAGCCGCCCGCCCGCCGGCCGGACCCGGCCGCGGCTGA
- the hydG gene encoding [FeFe] hydrogenase H-cluster radical SAM maturase HydG has translation MIDDIQRTTDAFIDDARIAAALATAKAKAGDADTVSGIIAKALEYKGLTAEEVAVLLEVEDPALLEAMYAAARRVKEAIYGKRIVLFAPLYLSSFCVNNCVYCGYKRSNKEQLRKRLTMDEIRHEIEILESLGHKRLAVEAGEDPVNCPIEYVTDAIRAIYSVKDGNGSIRRANVNIAATTIEDYKKLKDVGIGTYILFQETYKRDMYAKLHPSGPKHDYNWHTTAMDRAMKAGIDDVGIGVLYGLYDWKYETVAMFLHAEHLEKTFGVGPHTISVPRMRPAGAVSLDTFPYLVPDEAFKKIIATIRLAVPYTGMILSTREDPDFRDTLIDCGISQISAGSCTGVGGYQKVHEEHESTSNTNNGQQFEPSDQRSPNEIIRMLCQRGYVPSYCTACYRQGRTGDRFMSLAKDGTIQNVCLPNALLTFKEYLIDYADPATKAVGEKRIAEALETIPKEGIRDLTIERLHDIECGRRDLFF, from the coding sequence ATGATTGACGATATCCAGCGAACAACCGACGCGTTCATAGACGATGCCCGCATTGCCGCCGCCCTGGCCACGGCCAAGGCCAAGGCCGGCGACGCCGACACCGTATCCGGCATCATCGCCAAGGCCCTCGAATACAAGGGCCTTACCGCCGAGGAAGTGGCCGTGCTCCTCGAAGTCGAGGATCCCGCGCTCCTCGAAGCCATGTACGCCGCCGCCCGGCGGGTCAAGGAGGCCATCTACGGCAAACGGATCGTCCTTTTCGCGCCGCTTTACCTGTCGAGCTTTTGCGTCAACAACTGCGTCTACTGCGGCTACAAGCGCAGCAACAAGGAGCAGCTTCGCAAACGTCTGACCATGGACGAGATCCGGCACGAAATCGAGATACTGGAATCGCTTGGGCACAAGCGCCTGGCCGTGGAAGCCGGCGAAGATCCCGTCAACTGCCCCATCGAATACGTCACCGACGCCATCCGGGCCATCTACAGCGTCAAGGACGGCAACGGTTCCATCCGTCGGGCCAACGTCAACATCGCCGCCACCACCATCGAAGACTACAAAAAGCTCAAGGACGTGGGCATCGGCACCTACATCCTCTTCCAGGAAACCTACAAGCGCGACATGTACGCCAAGCTCCACCCGTCCGGACCCAAGCACGACTACAACTGGCACACCACCGCCATGGACCGGGCCATGAAAGCCGGCATCGACGACGTGGGCATCGGCGTCCTCTACGGCCTCTACGACTGGAAATACGAGACCGTGGCCATGTTCCTCCATGCCGAACACCTGGAGAAAACCTTCGGCGTCGGCCCCCACACCATCTCCGTGCCGCGCATGCGCCCGGCCGGGGCCGTCAGCCTCGACACCTTCCCCTATCTGGTCCCGGACGAGGCCTTCAAAAAGATCATCGCCACCATCCGGCTGGCCGTGCCCTACACCGGCATGATCCTTTCCACCCGCGAAGACCCGGACTTCCGCGACACGCTCATCGACTGCGGCATCTCCCAGATCAGCGCCGGCTCCTGCACCGGCGTCGGCGGCTACCAGAAGGTCCACGAGGAGCACGAATCGACCAGCAACACCAACAACGGCCAGCAGTTCGAACCGAGCGACCAGCGCTCGCCCAACGAAATCATCCGCATGCTCTGCCAGCGCGGCTACGTCCCGAGCTACTGCACCGCCTGCTACCGCCAGGGCCGCACCGGCGACCGCTTCATGAGCCTGGCCAAGGACGGCACCATCCAGAACGTCTGCCTGCCCAACGCCCTGTTGACCTTCAAGGAATACCTGATCGACTACGCCGACCCGGCCACCAAGGCCGTGGGCGAGAAGCGCATTGCGGAAGCCCTGGAGACCATCCCCAAGGAAGGCATCCGCGACCTGACCATCGAACGGCTCCATGACATCGAATGCGGCAGGAGGGACCTGTTCTTTTAA
- a CDS encoding cation diffusion facilitator family transporter — MQTDSTRKKASPEVRAARLSLAVAVVLLGVKGLAWFLTGSAAILSDALESIINVVAAGFAVVSVSVAETPPDERHPYGHGNIEYYAAWLEGTLILLASIGIFWESWDKIFHPEAMPHLGAGLALLVGAGAANLWLGLRLLRQGRRSGSLTLEADGRHVLTDVWTSAGVFVGLGLVWATGWLWLDGLVACLVGVNIAWAGVGLVRRSVSGFMIESDPALLEAICAVLRENRHPSWIDIHRLRVIKAGRQIHVDLHLILPRDMSLAEAHGQVEAMEALVRSRLGASADVMIHADPCSNVRCPVCDADPCDLRRSDTVATPVWSPATTGDPTQKD, encoded by the coding sequence ATGCAGACAGACTCCACACGGAAAAAAGCCTCGCCCGAAGTCCGGGCGGCCCGGTTGTCCCTGGCCGTGGCCGTGGTGCTACTTGGCGTCAAGGGACTGGCCTGGTTTCTCACCGGTTCGGCGGCCATCCTGTCCGACGCGCTCGAGTCCATCATCAACGTGGTGGCGGCCGGATTCGCGGTCGTAAGCGTGTCCGTGGCCGAGACGCCGCCGGACGAGCGCCATCCCTACGGCCACGGCAACATCGAGTATTACGCGGCCTGGCTGGAAGGGACGCTGATCCTGCTCGCCTCCATCGGCATCTTCTGGGAGTCCTGGGACAAGATCTTCCATCCCGAGGCCATGCCGCATCTCGGCGCCGGCCTGGCCCTGCTGGTCGGGGCCGGGGCGGCCAACCTGTGGCTGGGGCTGCGGCTTTTGCGCCAGGGCCGGCGGTCCGGCTCGCTGACGCTTGAAGCCGACGGCCGGCACGTGCTGACCGACGTCTGGACCTCGGCCGGCGTCTTCGTCGGGCTCGGCCTCGTCTGGGCCACGGGCTGGCTGTGGCTCGACGGGCTGGTCGCCTGTCTGGTCGGGGTCAACATCGCCTGGGCCGGGGTGGGGCTGGTGCGCCGGTCGGTGTCCGGGTTCATGATCGAGTCGGACCCGGCCCTTTTGGAGGCCATCTGCGCCGTGCTGCGGGAAAACCGCCATCCGTCCTGGATCGACATCCACCGGCTGCGGGTCATCAAGGCCGGCCGGCAGATCCACGTGGACCTGCACCTCATTTTGCCGCGCGACATGTCCCTGGCCGAGGCCCACGGGCAGGTCGAGGCCATGGAGGCGCTGGTGCGGTCGCGGCTCGGGGCCTCGGCCGACGTCATGATCCATGCCGATCCGTGCAGCAATGTCCGGTGCCCGGTCTGCGATGCCGACCCCTGCGACCTGCGCCGGTCGGACACGGTGGCCACGCCGGTCTGGTCGCCGGCCACCACCGGCGACCCCACGCAAAAAGACTAA
- a CDS encoding LytS/YhcK type 5TM receptor domain-containing protein, with product MDLGLFIPAVPELFVNLSQRFGLLLAGGFAIMTLAPFERMDMGRQRPVWTTVAVTILFGLFGILGTYTGNYVFHSYANLRAIGVITAGLFGGPAVGIGAGLIAGGHRYLIDVGGFSAVPCALATFLEGTAAGLVARRFPGQSLDWGVAMALGMAGETVHMGLVLALSRPFDEAVDLVGLIGAPMIVINAMGAAIFVKALRLQRTLRDQRDSSEARRILSIASQTVPHLRAGLTALSARATAGIILAETGVAAVAVTDATTILAHVGAGEDHHQAGQPWRTRGTRLAFESGTALFLRDPGSIGCSKPDCALREAIIVPLRKGAAIRGCLKIYGTKDRPLTQPLFELAKGLADLFSTQLELEDIGITNQLLAHAEIRRLQAQINPHFLFNSLNTIASFCRTAPAQARELLLDLARYMRRNLDSSRGLVRLSEEMEQVRSYLSIEQARFGERIRSEIDLEDGCGDWLVPPLLIQPLVENSVRHGLQGREEGGRVRVAARRENGHLRVEVEDDGLGMAPEVVGVILSPATVESMSEGIGARNSNQRLVQLFGPQYGLCIDSAPGRGSRISFLVPPASGSRPAVSVSP from the coding sequence ATGGACCTCGGGCTTTTTATCCCGGCCGTTCCGGAACTCTTCGTCAACCTGTCCCAGCGGTTCGGGCTGCTTTTGGCCGGCGGCTTCGCCATCATGACGCTGGCCCCCTTCGAGCGCATGGACATGGGCCGGCAGCGGCCGGTCTGGACCACCGTGGCCGTGACCATCCTTTTCGGCCTCTTCGGCATCCTCGGCACCTACACCGGCAACTACGTCTTCCATTCCTACGCCAACCTGCGGGCCATCGGCGTCATTACGGCCGGGCTTTTCGGCGGGCCGGCGGTCGGCATCGGGGCCGGGCTCATCGCCGGCGGCCACCGCTACCTGATCGACGTGGGGGGATTTAGCGCCGTGCCCTGCGCCCTGGCCACCTTTCTGGAAGGCACGGCGGCGGGGCTGGTCGCCCGGCGGTTTCCGGGCCAGTCCCTGGACTGGGGCGTGGCCATGGCCCTCGGCATGGCCGGCGAGACCGTGCACATGGGCCTGGTCCTGGCCCTGTCCCGGCCTTTTGACGAGGCCGTGGACCTGGTCGGGCTCATCGGCGCGCCCATGATCGTCATCAACGCCATGGGCGCGGCCATCTTCGTCAAGGCCCTGCGCCTGCAGCGGACGCTGCGCGACCAGCGCGACTCGTCCGAAGCCCGGCGCATCCTGTCCATCGCCAGCCAGACCGTGCCCCACCTGCGGGCCGGGCTGACCGCCCTGTCGGCCCGGGCCACGGCCGGCATCATCCTGGCCGAGACCGGGGTGGCGGCCGTGGCCGTGACCGACGCCACCACCATCCTGGCCCATGTCGGGGCCGGGGAGGACCATCACCAGGCCGGCCAGCCCTGGCGGACCCGGGGTACCCGTCTGGCCTTCGAGAGCGGGACGGCCCTTTTCCTGCGCGACCCGGGCAGCATCGGCTGCTCCAAGCCCGACTGCGCCCTTCGCGAGGCCATCATCGTGCCGCTGCGCAAGGGCGCGGCCATCCGGGGCTGCCTCAAGATCTACGGCACCAAGGACCGGCCGCTGACCCAGCCGCTGTTCGAACTGGCCAAGGGGCTGGCCGACCTTTTCTCCACCCAGCTCGAACTGGAGGACATCGGCATCACCAACCAGCTCCTGGCCCATGCCGAGATCCGGCGGCTCCAGGCCCAGATCAACCCCCATTTCCTGTTCAATTCGTTAAACACCATCGCCTCCTTCTGCCGCACCGCCCCGGCCCAGGCCCGGGAGCTGCTGCTCGATCTGGCCCGCTACATGCGCCGAAACCTCGACAGTTCCCGGGGCCTCGTGCGCTTGTCCGAGGAGATGGAGCAGGTCCGCTCGTACCTCTCCATCGAGCAGGCCCGGTTCGGCGAACGGATCCGAAGCGAGATCGACCTGGAGGACGGCTGCGGCGACTGGCTCGTGCCGCCGCTTCTTATCCAGCCCCTGGTGGAAAACAGCGTCCGTCACGGTCTTCAGGGCCGGGAGGAGGGGGGCCGGGTCCGGGTGGCGGCGAGGCGGGAAAACGGGCATCTGCGCGTGGAGGTGGAGGACGACGGCCTCGGCATGGCTCCGGAGGTCGTCGGCGTCATCCTGTCGCCGGCCACGGTCGAGTCCATGAGCGAGGGCATCGGGGCCCGCAATTCCAACCAGCGGCTGGTCCAGCTCTTCGGCCCGCAGTACGGCCTTTGCATCGACTCCGCGCCCGGCCGGGGCAGCCGGATTTCCTTCCTGGTGCCGCCCGCCTCGGGCTCCCGGCCGGCCGTGTCCGTCAGCCCCTGA
- a CDS encoding sigma-54-dependent transcriptional regulator codes for MSRARILVVDDEAIARENLVHVLTRAGHRASAAADGREALAALAEEPFDLVLTDLRMPGMDGLELLAGLKRRFPEVEVIVVTGHAAVDTAVAAMGLGAFTYVAKPVHVEEVLAQTAKALEKNAMRRELASLRRRADPASGLSRLIGQSATMEALRESIVQVARLECNVLVTGETGTGKELVARTIHDLSARARGRFMAVNCGAFSEELISNELFGHEREAFTGAGARRKGLIEAAAGGTLFLDEIGELPLSMQVKLLRVLQERTFLRVGGTEEAPMDARVLSATNKDLKKEAEAGAFRQDLFYRLDVITLHVPPLSERREDIPLLARHFLARHASEAGRNVRLSPEVLDSLLLYEYPGNVRELENIVQKALAVCDGDVIESRHLLADLRDQRVRPTRGTRKSWPTLEEHEKAYIRDVLEEVEGNKSKAARVLGIDRVSLWRKLKRYSLE; via the coding sequence ATGAGCCGGGCCCGCATCCTGGTCGTGGACGACGAGGCCATTGCCCGGGAAAATCTCGTCCACGTCCTGACCCGGGCCGGCCACCGGGCGAGCGCCGCGGCCGACGGCCGCGAGGCCCTGGCCGCCCTGGCCGAGGAGCCCTTCGATCTGGTCTTGACCGACCTGCGCATGCCCGGCATGGACGGCCTGGAGCTCTTGGCCGGGCTCAAGCGCCGGTTCCCGGAGGTGGAGGTCATCGTGGTCACGGGCCATGCCGCCGTGGACACGGCTGTGGCGGCCATGGGCCTTGGGGCCTTCACCTACGTGGCCAAGCCGGTGCATGTGGAGGAGGTCCTGGCCCAGACGGCCAAGGCGCTCGAGAAAAACGCCATGCGCCGGGAGCTGGCCAGCCTGCGCCGCCGGGCCGATCCGGCCTCGGGCCTGTCGCGCCTGATCGGCCAGAGCGCCACCATGGAGGCCCTTCGCGAATCCATCGTCCAGGTGGCCCGGCTCGAGTGCAACGTGCTCGTCACCGGCGAGACCGGCACAGGCAAGGAGCTGGTGGCCCGGACCATTCACGACCTCTCCGCCCGGGCCAGGGGCCGGTTCATGGCCGTCAACTGCGGCGCGTTTTCCGAGGAGCTCATCAGCAACGAACTCTTTGGCCACGAGCGCGAGGCCTTCACCGGGGCCGGGGCCAGGCGCAAGGGCCTGATCGAGGCCGCGGCCGGGGGCACGCTTTTCCTGGACGAGATCGGCGAATTGCCGCTGTCCATGCAGGTCAAGCTCCTGCGCGTCCTCCAGGAGCGGACGTTTTTGCGGGTCGGCGGCACCGAGGAGGCCCCCATGGACGCCCGGGTCCTGTCGGCCACCAACAAGGACCTGAAAAAAGAGGCCGAGGCCGGGGCCTTTCGCCAGGACCTCTTCTACCGCCTGGACGTCATCACCCTGCACGTCCCCCCCCTGTCCGAGCGCCGGGAGGACATCCCGCTCCTGGCCCGCCACTTCCTGGCCCGCCACGCCTCCGAGGCCGGCCGCAACGTCCGGCTTTCGCCCGAGGTCCTCGACAGCCTCCTTCTCTACGAATACCCGGGCAACGTCCGGGAACTCGAAAACATCGTGCAAAAGGCCCTGGCCGTGTGCGACGGGGACGTGATCGAGTCCCGGCATCTGCTGGCCGACCTGCGCGACCAGCGTGTGCGCCCGACGCGCGGCACCCGCAAGAGCTGGCCCACCCTGGAGGAGCACGAAAAGGCCTACATCCGCGACGTGCTCGAAGAGGTCGAGGGCAACAAGTCCAAGGCCGCCCGGGTCCTTGGCATCGACCGGGTGTCGTTGTGGCGAAAGCTCAAGCGCTACAGCCTGGAGTGA
- a CDS encoding carbon starvation protein A, with the protein MNALTLVFAALCIFAIGYRFYGLFFAQKVLGVNDARLTPAVKMADGHDYVKTNKYVLFGHHFAAIAAAGPLLGPVLSAQFGYLPGTLWILIGCVLAGCVHDTVVLFASVRHKGRSLAYIATREVGKTTGAVASVAVLFILILTLAGLSIAVVNAMHDSAWGTFTVFATIPIALVMGVYLHKWRDGDVLGASIIGVALLAAAILVGPYIAKSPTFAPLFNMSRPTIALTIPVYGFLASVLPVWLLLCPRDYLSTYLKIGTIAMLTIGIFWVHPDLQMPALTQFVHGGGPIIGGAVFPFLFITIACGALSGFHAIIGTGTTPKMLDSEHNLLFVGFGAMLVEGFVAMMALIAACVLVPADYFAINAAPAVFAKLGMQTVDLNALAAAVGENIQGRPGGAVSLAVGMAHIFSSIPFMSHLMDYWYHFAIMFEAVFILTAVDTGTRVGRFFLQEMIGQVIPKFQEKHWMPGILSTSAIFTFAWGYLVYTGDISTIWPLFGMSNQLLAAVGLLIGTTMIIRMGRARYAWMTAVPGLAMVGITVWAGYLQIMDNYLPKGLYLLASLAVIVLVLMAFVIVGTVLRWRELLAVDKTVTDAYGEKVLEAVPE; encoded by the coding sequence ATGAACGCCCTGACCCTGGTCTTTGCCGCCCTATGCATCTTCGCCATCGGGTACCGTTTCTACGGGCTGTTCTTCGCCCAAAAGGTGCTTGGCGTGAACGACGCCCGCCTGACCCCGGCGGTGAAGATGGCGGACGGGCACGACTACGTCAAAACCAACAAATACGTGCTTTTCGGCCACCACTTCGCGGCCATCGCCGCGGCCGGACCGCTCCTTGGGCCGGTCTTGTCCGCCCAGTTCGGCTACCTGCCCGGGACGCTTTGGATCCTCATCGGCTGCGTGCTGGCCGGCTGCGTCCACGACACGGTGGTGCTCTTCGCCTCGGTGCGCCACAAGGGCCGGTCGCTGGCCTACATCGCCACCCGGGAGGTCGGCAAGACCACCGGCGCCGTGGCCTCGGTGGCCGTGCTCTTCATCCTCATCCTGACGCTCGCGGGACTTTCCATCGCCGTGGTCAACGCCATGCACGACAGCGCCTGGGGCACGTTCACGGTTTTCGCCACCATCCCCATCGCGCTTGTTATGGGCGTCTACCTCCACAAGTGGCGCGACGGCGACGTGCTCGGGGCCTCGATCATCGGCGTGGCGCTCCTGGCCGCGGCCATCCTGGTCGGCCCCTACATCGCCAAGAGCCCGACCTTCGCCCCGCTTTTCAACATGTCGCGCCCGACCATCGCGCTGACCATCCCCGTGTACGGGTTTTTGGCCTCGGTCCTGCCGGTCTGGCTGCTTTTGTGTCCGCGCGACTACCTGTCGACCTATCTCAAGATCGGCACCATCGCCATGCTGACCATCGGCATCTTCTGGGTCCATCCCGACCTGCAAATGCCGGCCCTGACCCAGTTCGTCCACGGCGGCGGCCCCATCATCGGCGGCGCGGTCTTCCCGTTCCTTTTCATCACCATCGCCTGCGGCGCCCTGTCCGGGTTCCACGCCATCATCGGCACCGGCACCACGCCGAAGATGCTCGACAGCGAGCACAACCTGCTCTTCGTCGGCTTCGGGGCCATGCTGGTCGAAGGCTTCGTGGCCATGATGGCGCTGATTGCCGCCTGCGTCCTGGTCCCGGCCGACTACTTCGCCATCAACGCCGCCCCGGCCGTCTTCGCCAAGCTCGGCATGCAGACCGTGGACTTAAACGCCCTGGCCGCCGCCGTCGGCGAGAACATCCAGGGCCGGCCCGGCGGCGCGGTGTCGCTGGCCGTCGGCATGGCCCACATCTTCTCGTCGATCCCGTTCATGAGCCACCTCATGGACTACTGGTACCATTTCGCCATCATGTTCGAGGCCGTCTTCATCCTGACGGCCGTGGACACCGGCACCCGCGTCGGCCGGTTCTTCCTCCAGGAGATGATCGGACAGGTCATCCCCAAGTTCCAGGAAAAGCACTGGATGCCGGGCATCCTCTCCACCTCGGCCATCTTCACCTTCGCCTGGGGCTACCTGGTCTACACCGGCGACATCTCGACCATCTGGCCGCTTTTCGGCATGTCCAACCAGCTTTTGGCCGCCGTCGGCCTTTTGATCGGCACCACCATGATCATCCGCATGGGCCGGGCCCGCTACGCCTGGATGACGGCCGTGCCGGGTCTGGCCATGGTCGGCATCACGGTCTGGGCCGGGTACCTGCAGATCATGGACAACTACCTGCCCAAGGGGCTCTACCTGCTGGCCTCGCTGGCCGTGATCGTCCTCGTGCTCATGGCCTTCGTCATCGTCGGCACGGTCCTTCGCTGGCGGGAACTCCTGGCCGTGGACAAGACCGTCACCGACGCCTACGGCGAAAAGGTGCTGGAAGCGGTCCCGGAATAG
- a CDS encoding LytR/AlgR family response regulator transcription factor, translating into MVLRALIVDDEKPARDELAYLLRAHPDIEAGQADCATRALAAMEAEKPDLVLLDIRMPGADGFAVLGQATALAHVPLFIFVTAYDQYAIAAFEQNAVDYLLKPVSPERLAVSLDRARRRLAEGRGGIPDALGTLLAGLGRGGQPARVAVERHGRIALVPAGEVLLIEADDRGVSAVTDQGRLPCHGLPSLTRAEERLAGQPFFRANRAVLVNLERIAELSPWVGGKYLLVMDDRDRTEVTVSRNRVREFKDRLGL; encoded by the coding sequence ATGGTCCTTCGCGCCCTGATCGTCGACGACGAGAAGCCGGCTCGCGACGAGCTGGCCTATCTCCTGCGCGCCCATCCCGACATCGAGGCCGGGCAGGCCGACTGCGCCACCCGCGCCCTGGCCGCCATGGAGGCCGAGAAACCGGACCTGGTCCTGCTCGACATCCGCATGCCCGGCGCCGACGGCTTCGCGGTCCTTGGGCAGGCCACGGCCTTGGCCCATGTGCCGCTTTTCATTTTCGTCACCGCCTACGACCAGTACGCCATCGCCGCCTTCGAGCAAAACGCCGTGGATTATCTGCTCAAGCCCGTGTCCCCGGAGCGGCTGGCCGTAAGCCTCGACCGGGCCCGCCGCCGGCTGGCCGAAGGGCGGGGCGGGATTCCCGACGCCCTGGGCACGCTCCTGGCCGGCCTTGGCCGGGGGGGCCAGCCGGCCCGGGTGGCGGTGGAACGCCACGGCCGCATCGCCCTGGTGCCGGCCGGAGAGGTCCTTCTGATCGAGGCCGACGACAGGGGCGTTTCGGCCGTGACCGACCAGGGCCGGCTGCCGTGCCACGGCCTGCCGAGCCTGACCCGGGCCGAGGAGCGTCTGGCCGGGCAGCCGTTTTTCCGGGCCAACCGGGCCGTTCTCGTCAACCTGGAGCGGATCGCCGAGCTTTCGCCCTGGGTCGGCGGCAAGTACCTGCTGGTCATGGACGACCGGGACCGCACCGAGGTCACGGTCAGCCGCAACCGGGTCCGGGAGTTCAAGGACCGGCTCGGGCTGTGA
- a CDS encoding MlaD family protein: MSAKTNKTMIGAFVLGALVLAVGAIVALGSGMFFTKKFHCIMFFPNSVSGLEVGAPVVFRGVPIGSVTEISIEADASRLHFYIPVVIEILDGKITLASDKQKKSKETLVQVRKESPDDLLTQLIDKGLRAQLVTQSFVTGQLAVSLDLMPDTPVRLVGESNLPEIPTVPSTFEKLTETIKQLPLQELVDRLIGAVTGIEKLVNSPELARMPGKIDSALNTGTDLLNEIKSKVAPLAQNLDEAVQNYSELAKHLDRRTEGISSSAKGALDSFDLTLKDSRVAIGNFQKIVNSNSPTVTDLNRALGEIANAARAIRELSSYLERHPEALIQGKGGPQR, from the coding sequence ATGAGCGCCAAAACCAACAAAACCATGATCGGCGCCTTTGTTCTCGGCGCGCTGGTCCTGGCCGTGGGAGCCATCGTGGCCCTCGGCTCGGGCATGTTTTTCACCAAGAAATTCCACTGCATCATGTTTTTCCCCAACTCCGTCAGCGGCCTCGAGGTCGGGGCGCCCGTTGTCTTTCGCGGCGTGCCCATCGGCTCGGTCACGGAGATCAGCATCGAGGCCGACGCCTCGCGCCTGCACTTCTACATCCCGGTGGTGATCGAAATCCTCGACGGCAAGATCACGCTGGCCTCGGACAAGCAGAAGAAATCCAAGGAAACCCTGGTCCAGGTCCGCAAGGAAAGCCCGGACGACCTGCTGACCCAGCTCATCGACAAGGGCCTGCGGGCCCAGCTCGTCACCCAGAGCTTCGTCACCGGCCAGCTCGCCGTCTCCCTGGACCTCATGCCCGACACGCCCGTGCGCCTGGTCGGAGAATCCAATCTGCCGGAAATCCCGACCGTGCCCTCCACCTTCGAAAAGCTGACCGAAACCATCAAGCAGCTGCCGCTCCAGGAACTGGTCGACCGGCTGATCGGCGCGGTCACCGGCATCGAAAAGCTCGTCAACTCGCCGGAACTGGCCCGCATGCCCGGCAAGATCGACTCCGCCCTCAATACCGGCACCGACCTCCTGAACGAGATCAAGAGCAAGGTCGCGCCCCTGGCCCAGAACCTCGACGAGGCCGTGCAGAACTACTCCGAACTGGCCAAGCACCTCGACCGCCGCACCGAGGGCATCAGCTCCTCGGCCAAGGGCGCCCTGGACTCCTTTGACCTCACCCTCAAGGACAGCCGGGTGGCCATCGGCAACTTCCAGAAAATCGTCAACTCCAACTCCCCGACCGTCACGGACCTCAACCGGGCCCTCGGCGAAATCGCCAACGCCGCCCGGGCCATCCGCGAACTTTCGAGCTACCTCGAGCGCCACCCCGAAGCGCTCATCCAGGGCAAGGGAGGCCCCCAGCGATGA
- a CDS encoding PqiC family protein, whose amino-acid sequence MKTAPRFLAACIAAAACSLPLLAGCGKSAPTHFYSLSAPPPKTAEAPAGPCLSLGIGPVDFPAYLDRSQIVTRLGQNQMHLADFEQWIEPLRENFQRALTDNLAALVCAKPLVTYPWPAGGHPDRQVVIQVASFDGSLGQEAWLKASWSVLDADGKSLTWRTAEYREAAAGPDYAALAAAQSRLVEKFAKDVAESLRAQ is encoded by the coding sequence ATGAAAACCGCACCCCGTTTCCTCGCCGCCTGCATCGCCGCGGCGGCCTGCAGCCTGCCGCTCCTGGCCGGGTGCGGCAAATCCGCGCCCACCCATTTCTATTCCTTGAGCGCCCCGCCGCCCAAAACCGCCGAGGCTCCGGCCGGACCCTGCCTGTCGCTCGGCATCGGACCGGTCGACTTCCCGGCCTACCTCGACCGGTCCCAGATCGTCACCCGCCTCGGCCAGAACCAGATGCATCTGGCCGACTTCGAGCAGTGGATCGAACCGTTGCGCGAGAATTTCCAGCGCGCCCTGACCGATAACCTGGCCGCCCTGGTCTGCGCCAAGCCGCTTGTCACCTACCCCTGGCCCGCCGGCGGACACCCCGACCGGCAGGTCGTCATCCAGGTGGCCAGCTTCGACGGCAGCCTCGGCCAGGAAGCCTGGCTCAAAGCCAGCTGGTCCGTCCTCGACGCTGACGGCAAGTCGCTCACCTGGCGCACCGCCGAATACCGCGAAGCCGCCGCCGGCCCCGACTACGCCGCCCTGGCCGCCGCCCAGAGCCGGCTCGTGGAGAAATTCGCCAAGGACGTCGCCGAGTCGTTGCGCGCGCAGTAG